Proteins encoded by one window of Halorhodospira halophila:
- a CDS encoding lipocalin family protein — translation MARVLGRCLRGAGVLLLLAGALSIAGGCTGLPAGVDPVDGFEAERFTGQWYSIKRLDHRFERGLTDVSAEYWIREDGRLGVRNRGYDPSDEQWQEIEGTARFQGEPDVASLTVTFTWPIRGGYHVIALDKDAYEWAMVSGPTRGYLWILSREPELDEQILEELVGRAEALGFDVEELQRVEHGTAPSG, via the coding sequence ATGGCAAGGGTCCTGGGGCGTTGTCTGCGTGGAGCCGGGGTGTTGCTGCTGCTTGCAGGGGCGCTTTCGATAGCCGGAGGGTGTACCGGACTGCCCGCGGGGGTGGATCCCGTCGATGGGTTCGAGGCGGAGCGGTTTACGGGGCAGTGGTATTCCATCAAACGGCTCGATCATCGCTTCGAGCGGGGCCTGACCGACGTCAGCGCGGAATACTGGATCCGCGAGGACGGGCGCCTCGGCGTACGCAACCGCGGGTACGATCCCAGCGATGAGCAGTGGCAGGAGATTGAGGGTACCGCGCGGTTCCAGGGCGAACCGGATGTGGCCAGCCTGACGGTGACCTTCACATGGCCCATCCGCGGCGGCTACCACGTCATCGCGCTGGATAAGGACGCGTATGAGTGGGCGATGGTCTCCGGTCCGACCCGTGGGTACCTGTGGATCCTCTCCCGGGAGCCGGAACTCGATGAGCAGATTCTGGAAGAGTTGGTCGGCCGGGCCGAGGCGCTGGGGTTCGATGTCGAGGAGCTCCAGCGGGTGGAGCACGGCACGGCGCCATCGGGGTGA
- a CDS encoding SDR family oxidoreductase, with product MDTDHPQHDSAANNSSRYVVFGASGYIGSHLVAELLEAGCRVRAVARNREVLEAREWEGAELVAADALKPETLVPALQGADVAYYLVHSMGAGKAFGTLDVEAARNFAAAAAEAGVRRIVYLGGLVPESASSAHILSRRQTGDTLREGSVPVTELRAGIIVGPGSAAFEIMRDLVLHLPIMVTPRWVFAQSPPIALQDLLEYLRRAPQCEETAGAILDVAGPEHLTYAQMMRILAEEAGRRPPKVIPVPLLTPKLSSYWLRLVTAVPTPIARALIEGLREDYRADDSEIRRLVPQQLRDFRGAVRDVFRAERERSVAARWTEGAFMFRNYRIDYSYYAKKAHGSAVTTAEPDAVWPVVTAIGGENRYYYANALWKIRETLDWLVGGPGRNYGRRHPTELRVGDMIDSWRVIELEPERRMTLWFGMRAPGSGVLEIELTPRTGGGTEITVANHWHPAGVWGLLYWYALAPAHSLIFSGLARSIARRAEASSTASGSRSAAPDSD from the coding sequence ATGGACACGGACCATCCGCAGCACGACTCCGCGGCGAACAACTCCTCGCGTTACGTGGTTTTCGGCGCCAGCGGCTATATCGGCTCCCACCTGGTCGCCGAACTGCTCGAAGCCGGCTGCCGGGTGCGGGCGGTTGCCCGCAACCGCGAGGTGCTCGAAGCCCGCGAGTGGGAAGGGGCCGAACTGGTCGCTGCCGACGCCCTCAAGCCCGAGACCCTGGTACCGGCCCTGCAGGGTGCGGACGTGGCCTACTACCTGGTCCACTCCATGGGCGCCGGCAAGGCCTTCGGGACCCTGGATGTCGAGGCGGCCCGCAACTTCGCGGCTGCCGCCGCGGAGGCCGGGGTGCGCCGAATCGTCTACCTCGGTGGACTGGTGCCCGAGTCGGCGAGTTCCGCGCACATCCTCTCGCGGCGACAGACCGGCGATACCCTGCGCGAAGGATCCGTGCCGGTGACCGAGCTGCGGGCCGGCATCATCGTTGGACCTGGGTCGGCGGCGTTCGAGATCATGCGCGACCTAGTGCTCCACCTCCCGATCATGGTCACGCCGCGCTGGGTCTTTGCGCAGTCGCCGCCCATTGCGCTGCAGGATCTTCTTGAGTACCTGCGTCGGGCACCGCAGTGCGAGGAAACCGCCGGAGCCATTCTGGACGTCGCCGGCCCGGAACACCTGACCTACGCCCAGATGATGCGCATCCTCGCCGAGGAGGCGGGACGGCGCCCCCCGAAAGTGATCCCGGTCCCCTTGCTGACTCCGAAGCTCTCCTCCTATTGGCTGCGCCTCGTCACCGCCGTCCCCACACCGATCGCCAGAGCCCTGATCGAGGGGCTGCGTGAGGACTACCGGGCCGATGACAGCGAGATCCGCCGCCTGGTACCCCAGCAGCTGCGGGACTTCCGCGGCGCCGTGCGCGACGTCTTCCGCGCCGAGCGCGAGCGGTCCGTGGCGGCCCGCTGGACCGAGGGCGCCTTCATGTTCCGCAACTACCGGATCGACTACAGCTACTACGCCAAAAAGGCCCACGGCTCCGCCGTCACCACCGCGGAGCCCGATGCCGTCTGGCCCGTGGTCACCGCCATCGGGGGCGAGAACCGCTACTACTACGCCAACGCGCTGTGGAAAATCCGCGAGACCCTGGACTGGCTGGTAGGCGGACCGGGCAGGAACTATGGCCGACGCCACCCGACGGAGCTACGCGTGGGCGACATGATCGACTCTTGGCGGGTTATCGAACTGGAACCGGAGCGGCGGATGACCCTGTGGTTCGGCATGCGCGCCCCCGGCTCCGGCGTACTAGAGATCGAGCTCACGCCGCGAACCGGGGGCGGCACCGAAATCACGGTGGCCAACCACTGGCACCCGGCCGGGGTCTGGGGCCTACTCTACTGGTACGCCCTAGCCCCAGCTCACTCCCTCATATTCTCGGGGCTGGCCCGATCCATCGCCCGGCGGGCTGAGGCTTCTTCCACTGCGTCCGGGTCCCGCTCGGCGGCACCCGACTCGGACTGA
- a CDS encoding ATP-binding protein has protein sequence MVTDQQTLLEVAQATTAIGGWMLDRSTQVIHLSMETRRLLELPPDRPLNLRTGLGLYPPEHRATVTRATHAALHHARPFQVDVDIHTTSGRRLHVRKLGKPLMDDYGNILGLRGALQDLTDIKAAERQARRLSQRLETTLESITDAFFLVDPAWRFTYLNREAERQLNCRREQILGRVAWEVFPEALGTAFEANYRHAMAKRDPVVFEAYFAPVETWFEARAYPSEEGLAVYFRDITQRKQGEAEMAQLNEDLRQARERAERASRAKSEFLAAMSHELRTPLNAITGFAQLLHHTPPEASADRDHHLDQILSAGWHLRDLIGDVIDFAQIEAGQLAVHAEPLAVDALVRNSLAMIGEQARRRGLFVDCQDTAEPAPWARADPVRSRQILLNLLSNAIKYNRPGGTISVSWSAAEHGVHIDVADTGSGIPHARRERLFEPFERLGREAGSIEGSGIGLSLSRRLARMMSGDLNLLTTAPERGTTMRLTLPYHLNEPSPSSAEIPLRLDETRPAAPMRICYIEDNELNMMVVRGLIRRKTGVELDEAWTGAEGLARVRQCQPDLVLLDMHLPDMHGREVLRALRADPELCRLPVVALSADAANETLETADGTLDGYLLKPFRLADLDALIARFAPR, from the coding sequence ATGGTGACCGATCAGCAAACCCTCCTCGAGGTCGCGCAGGCGACCACCGCGATCGGTGGCTGGATGCTCGACCGCTCCACACAGGTCATCCACCTGTCCATGGAGACCCGACGACTCCTCGAACTGCCCCCGGACCGCCCCCTGAACCTGCGCACCGGACTCGGCCTCTACCCGCCCGAGCATCGGGCCACGGTCACCCGAGCCACCCACGCCGCCCTCCACCATGCCCGCCCCTTCCAGGTCGATGTCGATATCCACACCACCAGCGGCCGCCGGCTCCATGTCCGCAAGCTGGGCAAACCGCTGATGGACGACTACGGCAACATCCTGGGCCTGCGCGGCGCGCTGCAGGATCTGACCGACATCAAGGCCGCCGAACGTCAGGCCCGGCGCCTGTCACAGCGCCTGGAGACCACGCTGGAGAGCATCACCGACGCCTTCTTCCTGGTCGATCCAGCCTGGCGTTTCACCTATCTCAACCGCGAGGCGGAACGCCAACTCAACTGCCGGCGCGAGCAGATCCTCGGCCGCGTGGCCTGGGAGGTCTTCCCCGAAGCGCTGGGCACCGCGTTCGAGGCAAATTACCGCCATGCCATGGCCAAGCGGGATCCAGTGGTCTTCGAGGCCTACTTCGCGCCGGTCGAGACCTGGTTTGAGGCGCGGGCCTACCCCTCCGAAGAGGGGCTGGCGGTCTACTTCCGCGACATCACCCAGCGCAAGCAGGGCGAAGCGGAGATGGCTCAACTGAACGAGGATCTGCGCCAGGCCCGCGAGCGCGCCGAACGAGCCAGCCGGGCCAAATCGGAATTCCTCGCCGCCATGAGCCACGAGCTGCGCACCCCGCTGAACGCCATTACTGGCTTCGCTCAGCTGCTCCACCACACCCCGCCTGAAGCGTCCGCAGACCGGGATCACCACCTTGACCAGATCCTGTCGGCGGGCTGGCACCTGCGCGATCTGATCGGCGACGTCATCGACTTCGCGCAGATCGAGGCGGGTCAACTGGCTGTTCACGCCGAGCCGCTGGCCGTCGATGCTCTCGTGCGCAACAGCTTGGCGATGATCGGCGAGCAGGCGCGGCGCCGCGGGCTCTTCGTGGACTGCCAGGACACTGCCGAACCGGCCCCCTGGGCCCGAGCGGACCCGGTCCGCAGCCGCCAGATCCTGCTCAACCTGCTCTCCAACGCCATCAAGTACAACCGCCCGGGGGGCACGATCAGCGTCTCCTGGTCCGCCGCCGAGCACGGCGTACATATCGATGTCGCGGACACGGGCAGCGGCATCCCCCATGCCCGACGCGAACGCCTGTTCGAGCCGTTCGAGCGGCTCGGACGCGAGGCCGGTTCCATCGAAGGCAGTGGCATTGGTCTATCGCTGTCGCGGCGCCTAGCCCGGATGATGAGCGGCGACCTGAACCTGCTCACCACCGCCCCGGAACGCGGGACCACCATGCGACTAACCCTGCCCTACCACCTCAACGAGCCCTCCCCGTCAAGCGCGGAGATCCCCCTGCGCCTCGATGAGACGAGGCCCGCAGCGCCCATGCGCATCTGCTACATCGAGGATAACGAGCTGAACATGATGGTCGTCCGCGGTCTGATCCGCCGCAAAACGGGGGTCGAATTGGATGAGGCCTGGACCGGCGCCGAGGGCTTGGCGCGCGTCCGGCAGTGTCAGCCCGATCTGGTGCTTCTGGACATGCACCTGCCCGACATGCATGGCCGCGAGGTGCTGCGCGCCCTTCGCGCGGATCCCGAGCTGTGCCGACTCCCTGTGGTGGCGCTGAGTGCCGATGCGGCCAACGAGACGCTGGAAACCGCCGATGGCACCCTGGACGGCTACCTGCTCAAGCCGTTTCGACTGGCCGACCTGGATGCGCTGATCGCCCGATTCGCCCCGCGATGA